Proteins from one Coffea arabica cultivar ET-39 chromosome 8c, Coffea Arabica ET-39 HiFi, whole genome shotgun sequence genomic window:
- the LOC113703642 gene encoding uncharacterized protein — protein sequence MLGMQYNTNLQTKGVLEVGCFASSISSAEAKCKKDGNFTSNEPISVLDTRSPSPSTSTSTLSSSFGGTNGGGTSENTPNLVVGSHRNTLKGAAPLDPITTASATNGEGGGVKEEWVTELPAGLELSQDGPERYNLGLEDWETFLCESTGQDQSLIRWIAGDIEDPSFSMKQLLQGGNSNEIESNVGVGGIDQSSGFEALATGGCTADNGNVLPTLSSSPLGLSGSGNSFDSNNGKFGSVPSSLNSNNKNGNSQNLFPLPPNSSLGMPDGVNVAHQQQLQFATIPEQKSPNFMPHVMISTPQFQNAPNLNLLNSLLSCTNQDQPQPKRQNLGILNPAASSQIPKVPLLDPDPNLLLRKQQELQFGLGQQLNSLPSSNPQQKPFIVPKQEVAEGNGNLLVARHQQQVVYDQLYKATELVLAGNFSHAQGILARLNHQLSPAVKPFQRAAFYFKEALQLLLLLPNRAISPSLRIPTPLDGIFKMGAYKMLSEVSPLIQFKNFTSNQALLEALDDAANIHIIDFDIGCGAQWSSFMQELPRKNRGATSLKITAFASPSAYHSVEISLMHESLTHFANDLGIKFELEVVNFDSFDPSGYSASSFRSSESDTIAVNFPLWSVSSRPTILPSLLCFIKQLSPKIVVMLDHGCERFELPPSHHLLNALQYYEVFLDSVDAANMASDAVNKIERFLIQPTVESIVFGRLQSPNQIPPWTNLFASAGFSSVPISNFAETQAECVVKRSQVRGFHVEKRQASLVLSWQRRELLSASVWKC from the coding sequence ATGCTAGGAATGCAGTATAATACTAACTTGCAAACAAAAGGGGTGCTGGAAGTTGGTTGTTTTGCTTCTTCAATCTCCTCAGCTGAAGCAAAGTGcaagaaagatggaaacttTACAAGCAATGAGCCCATTTCTGTGCTGGACACCCGGAGTCCTAGCCCTTCAACTTCGACATCCactctttcttcctcttttggTGGCACAAATGGTGGCGGCACCAGTGAAAATACACCCAACCTGGTGGTAGGTTCTCACAGAAACACCCTGAAAGGAGCTGCACCGCTGGACCCCATTACCACCGCCTCCGCCACCAACGGAGAAGGTGGTGGCGTAAAGGAGGAATGGGTCACTGAGCTTCCGGCTGGCCTGGAGCTGAGCCAAGATGGGCCAGAAAGATACAATCTTGGATTGGAAGATTGGGAGACTTTTTTATGTGAATCGACAGGCCAAGACCAGTCTCTTATCAGGTGGATTGCTGGCGACATTGAGGACCCTTCTTTCAGCATGAAGCAGTTATTACAAGGCGGAAACTCAAATGAGATCGAGAGCAATGTGGGTGTTGGCGGTATTGATCAGAGTTCTGGATTTGAGGCCTTGGCCACAGGTGGTTGTACAGCCGACAATGGTAATGTGTTGCCAACCTTAAGTTCTTCTCCTTTAGGCCTTTCTGGTTCTGGGAATTCTTTTGATAGCAACAACGGAAAATTCGGCTCTGTCCCAAGCTCTTTAAACTCGAACAACAAAAATGGgaattctcaaaatctatttccATTACCACCCAACAGTTCACTTGGTATGCCTGATGGTGTAAATGTTGCTCACCAACAGCAGCTTCAGTTTGCCACCATCCCTGAGCAGAAGTCTCCTAATTTTATGCCTCATGTTATGATTAGTACTCCTCAATTTCAGAATGCTCCAAATTTGAATCTTTTGAATTCATTGTtgtcttgtaccaatcaagacCAGCCTCAACCGAAGAGGCAGAATTTGGGGATTTTGAACCCAGCTGCAAGCTCTCAGATCCCTAAAGTCCCACTTCTTGATCCGGATCCCAACCTTCTGCTCAGAAAGCAACAGGAGCTTCAATTTGGGTTGGGACAACAGTTGAATTCGCTTCCTTCCAGCAATCCCCAGCAGAAGCCATTTATTGTGCCCAAGCAGGAGGTGGCTGAGGGGAATGGCAATTTACTAGTTGCACGCCACCAGCAGCAGGTTGTTTATGACCAGCTTTATAAGGCCACAGAGTTAGTTCTGGCCGGAAATTTCTCACACGCGCAAGGGATATTGGCGCGGCTCAATCACCAGCTCTCTCCTGCAGTAAAACCTTTTCAAAGGGCTGCTTTTTACTTCAAGGAGGCTCTACAGTTGCTTCTGCTTTTGCCTAACAGAGCTATCTCGCCTTCTCTGAGGATTCCTACACCATTGGATGGTATTTTCAAGATGGGGGCTTATAAAATGCTCTCTGAAGTTTCACCACTTATccaattcaagaattttaccTCCAATCAGGCCCTTCTTGAAGCCCTTGATGATGCAGCAAATATTCACATTATAGACTTTGATATTGGTTGTGGTGCTCAGTGGTCTTCTTTTATGCAAGAGCTTCCCAGGAAAAATAGAGGGGCAACTTCTCTGAAGATTACTGCCTTTGCTTCTCCTTCAGCCTACCATTCGGTTGAGATTAGCCTTATGCATGAAAGTCTAACGCATTTTGCTAATGATCTTGGTATAAAATTCGAGCTTGAGGTGgtgaattttgactcttttgaccCAAGTGGTTATTCAGCATCTTCATTCAGGTCATCCGAGAGTGATACGATTGCTGTAAACTTTCCTTTGTGGTCTGTTTCTAGTCGACCGACTATACTACCTTCACTGCTCTGCTTTATCAAGCAGCTTTCACCTAAAATTGTGGTAATGTTGGATCATGGGTGTGAAAGGTTTGAACTTCCTCCGTCCCATCACCTGCTTAATGCTCTCCAGTACTATGAAGTATTCCTGGACTCAGTTGATGCTGCTAATATGGCTTCAGATGCTGTTAACAAGATTGAGAGGTTCCTTATTCAGCCTACAGTTGAAAGCATTGTGTTTGGTAGACTGCAATCACCGAACCAAATTCCGCCCTGGACAAATCTCTTTGCTTCTGCGGGGTTTTCATCAGTACCAATCAGTAATTTTGCTGAAACCCAAGCTGAGTGTGTTGTCAAGAGGAGCCAAGTTCGAGGATTTCACGTAGAGAAGCGCCAAGCATCATTGGTGTTGTCTTGGCAGCGGCGTGAGCTCTTGTCAGCCTCAGTTTGGAAGTGCTGA